Proteins co-encoded in one Brassica oleracea var. oleracea cultivar TO1000 chromosome C4, BOL, whole genome shotgun sequence genomic window:
- the LOC106340589 gene encoding uncharacterized N-acetyltransferase p20, producing MEIDSCTLKAVSSSPSEKIHLRPMTLSDIDDFMVWATDINVTRFCTWEPCTSREAGIAYINSFVLPHPWLRAICLDDDRAIGSISVTPVDSIRGEIGYVIGSKYWGKGIATEAVRLVAAEIFKEKPEMERLEALVDVDNIGSQKVLEKVGFVREGVMRKFMCLKGNVRDMVMFSFLPSDSLL from the coding sequence ATGGAGATCGACTCATGCACTCTCAAAGCCGTGAGTTCCTCACCGTCCGAGAAAATCCATCTCCGACCAATGACTCTCTCCGACATAGACGACTTCATGGTCTGGGCAACTGACATAAACGTCACACGCTTTTGCACGTGGGAGCCTTGCACGAGCCGAGAAGCCGGCATAGCTTACATAAACAGCTTCGTTTTGCCACACCCTTGGCTCCGAGCTATCTGCTTAGATGATGACCGCGCCATCGGCTCGATCTCGGTCACGCCCGTCGATAGTATCAGAGGAGAGATCGGTTACGTTATCGGAAGCAAGTATTGGGGGAAAGGGATAGCGACGGAGGCGGTGAGGCTTGTCGCGGCGGAGATATTCAAGGAAAAGCCGGAGATGGAGAGGCTTGAGGCTCTTGTGGACGTAGATAACATTGGGTCTCAAAAGGTTCTTGAAAAAGTTGGGTTTGTGAGAGAAGGTGTGATGAGGAAGTTCATGTGCCTTAAAGGGAATGTTAGAGATATGGTCATGTTTAGTTTCTTGCCTTCTGATTCTTTGCTCTAA
- the LOC106341139 gene encoding F-box protein DOR-like, translated as MNVSVQTFSPPVMRSSLPISEDLVFEIFSRLPSKAIARCRCISKLLASMLVRQDFTESFLTKSCARPQLLFAFQYDSEVVFFSSPQPENPEENSYVVAPSQLACFPSSHRLFYTNTPTGGFFCYVVERIFEGMKDSEYVPVICNPSTGQSLNLPTLKSSKRFGVESYLGYDPVSKEFKVLSMETSFVSGQYISVKHQVLTLGTEKLSWRMVECCIPHNSSRKWICISGVLYYTARAGNWSSMVVCFDLNSEKFTFVNFMKASGKEMHGSTTLINNNGKLGLLMSEDTSSDYICGASKSLELWVLRDAGKNEWSEHVYVLPPSWEDVVSEYMRISGMVGTNEIVLAPLFQNVPPYVIYYNVERKTIRKVGIQVMEGLQVKRFYTFVNYVEDVKFL; from the coding sequence ATGAACGTCTCGGTTCAAACCTTTTCGCCGCCTGTTATGCGAAGCTCATTGCCGATTTCAGAAGACCTCGTTTTCGAGATATTCTCGAGGTTGCCGTCAAAGGCCATAGCGAGATGTCGTTGCATATCCAAGCTCTTGGCGTCCATGCTTGTCCGGCAAGATTTCACAGAGTCGTTTTTAACCAAATCTTGTGCTCGACCTCAGCTTCTATTCGCCTTCCAATATGACAGTGAGGTTGTCTTTTTCTCGTCCCCTCAGCCTGAAAATCCAGAAGAGAACTCGTATGTTGTAGCCCCCAGTCAACTTGCATGTTTCCCAAGTTCCCATAGATTATTCTATACTAATACTCCTACCGGTGGCTTCTTCTGTTATGTCGTTGAACGGATCTTTGAGGGGATGAAAGATTCAGAGTATGTTCCGGTGATATGTAACCCCAGCACTGGACAGTCCTTGAACTTGCCTACATTGAAGTCGAGTAAGAGGTTTGGAGTAGAAAGCTATCTTGGATATGACCCCGTTTCTAAAGAGTTCAAGGTTTTGTCAATGGAAACCTCGTTTGTAAGTGGTCAGTATATCTCTGTGAAACACCAAGTTCTGACATTAGGAACTGAGAAATTGTCATGGAGGATGGTCGAATGTTGCATCCCACATAATTCTTCTCGTAAGTGGATATGTATCAGTGGTGTTCTTTACTACACAGCTAGAGCAGGCAACTGGTCTTCCATGGTAGTTTGTTTTGATTTGAATTCTGAGAAGTTCACCTTTGTGAATTTCATGAAAGCTTCCGGCAAAGAAATGCATGGTTCAACAACTCTGATCAACAACAATGGGAAACTAGGTTTGCTTATGTCTGAAGATACTAGTAGTGATTATATTTGTGGAGCAAGTAAAAGTCTTGAGCTGTGGGTTCTACGAGATGCTGGAAAAAATGAGTGGTCCGAGCATGTATACGTATTACCGCCTTCGTGGGAGGATGTAGTTTCAGAGTACATGCGCATTTCTGGAATGGTTGGTACAAATGAAATCGTATTGGCCCCTTTGTTCCAAAACGTGCCTCCCTATGTCATCTACTACAATGTGGAGAGAAAGACGATCAGAAAAGTTGGGATCCAGGTAATGGAAGGGCTTCAGGTAAAGAGATTTTACACCTTTGTCAACTATGTTGAGGATGTGAAGTTTCTTTAA
- the LOC106340085 gene encoding 40S ribosomal protein S12-1 — MSGDEAAPAVVVPPVAEPSAIPEDMDLLTALELTLRKARAHGGVVRGLHECAKLIEKRSAQLCVLAEDCNQPDYVKLVKALCADHNINLLTVPSAKTLGEWAGLCKIDSEGNARKVVGCSCLVVKDYGEDTTALNIVKKHIESN, encoded by the exons ATGTCTGG TGATGAAGCTGCTCCTGCTGTTGTTGTTCCTCCCGTTGCTGAGCCCTCTGCGATTCCAGAGGACATGGATCTCTTAACTGCATTGGAGCTCACGCTTAGGAAGGCTCGTGCTCACGGTGGCGTGGTTCGTGGTCTCCATGAATGCGCTAAGCTTATTGAGAAGCGGTCTGCTCAGCTCTGTGTCTTGGCTGAAGACTGCAACCAGCCTGATTACGTCAAGCTTGTTAAAGCTCTCTGCGCTGATCACAATATCAACTTGCTTACGGTTCCGAGTGCCAAAACCCTCGGTGAATGGGCTGGT CTTTGCAAGATTGATTCAGAGGGTAATGCGAGGAAGGTTGTTGGATGCTCGTGCCTTGTAGTCAAG GACTATGGTGAAGATACTACTGCACTCAACATTGTCAAGAAGCATATTGAATCAAATTAA